From the Manis pentadactyla isolate mManPen7 chromosome 7, mManPen7.hap1, whole genome shotgun sequence genome, one window contains:
- the LOC130684269 gene encoding peroxisomal 2,4-dienoyl-CoA reductase [(3E)-enoyl-CoA-producing]-like, with product MLLTPTTFPDVSGRELGRGGWGAMEFTGAERPAALPGGSQASMSMKVLGSPLQRLGDKTEVAHSAPYLASPLTSHLRGAVLVVASGAGLTFPNDVKLLEDSASSAKL from the coding sequence ATGCTGCTCACGCCCACAACATTCCCGGATGTATCTGGGAGGGAgctgggcaggggagggtggggggccaTGGAGTTCACGGGGGCTGAGCGTCCTGCTGCCCTCCCGGGCGGCTCCCAGGCCAGCATGAGCATGAAGGTCCTGGGCAGCCCCCTGCAGAGGCTAGGGGACAAGACAGAGGTCGCCCACAGCGCACCCTACCTGGCCAGCCCTTTGACATCCCACCTGAGGGGCGCTGTGCTGGTGGTTGCCAGCGGGGCGGGGCTGACGTTCCCCAATGACGTCAAGTTGCTGGAGGATTCTGCATCCTCTGCTAAGCTCTAG
- the LOC118916004 gene encoding post-GPI attachment to proteins factor 6-like, protein MACTLTSINLGGRVTTLDNSSGSSDAERVMGIHSHGHEAELAQGLGSLHAAQAPHSQSLGLVRHPEGSNPDGASGLCEDPELVGKAAVMGGGQPLDQRPLASQGGQEHGAQPTAGSLRGGGAVLVSGTQGRGVRLVSEQFLQSLHKLSFYSWYGSARLFQFHVPPDTMLLCCLFHVSRGGSPVCQRGDHRVFCYGALPVISPLGTSFPNNTSVQPSFLLKMLESNASVNISHPAPGDWFVAAHLSPSSQKIEVKGFAPTCAYVFQPDMLVVRVVEVSILEPDVPLLQSLLTHPSCLKIFIPEYTQELRLELKGCVSNGSLGCPVHLIVGSATLPSTFQKVLACPGPTGTCHLLLPSLPWGRWIQVTAKSLGGPLVSMAFSIVAALTACRPKTMTSRHLQCSPRQSRNASARLLPLSLGHQDPGGSHGLGSGSFCQTSYPVVREDLDVVSVWLRPLDRVSVLVQSGMPSVMRLYLDTGMDGGGSLTVSLQANVTAFANNTLVVICVNATTPFLSLTTSLNCTTVLPRLRPAWGCGAVHPQL, encoded by the exons ATGGCGTG cactttAACATCCATTAACCTTGGAGGGAGGGTCACCACCTTGGATAACTCATCAGGAAGCTCGGACGCAGAGAGGGTAATGGGTATCCACAGTCATGGGCACGAGGCTGAGCTGGCGCAGGGGCTGGGCTCCCTCCATGCAGCCCAAGCACCTCACAGCCAGTCCCTGGGCCTAGTCAGGCacccg GAGGGGTCTAATCCGGATGGGGCCTCAGGCCTCTGTGAAGACCCAGAGCTGGTTGGAAAGGCTGCTGTGATGGGGG GTGGTCAGCCTCTAGATCAGAGGCCCCTGGCCTCTCAGGGGGGCCAAGAGCATGGAGCACAGCCCACAGCTGGGAGCCTCCGAGGAGGAGGGGCTGTCTTGGTGTCTGGCACCCAGGGCAGAG GTGTCAGGCTGGTATCCGAGCAGTTCCTGCAGTCCCTGCATAAGCTGTCTTTCTACAGCTGGTATGGCAGCGCCAGGCTCTTCCAATTCCACGTGCCCCCAGACACCATGCTGCTGTGCTGCCTGTTCCACGTGTCACGGGGAGGCAGCCCCGTGTGCCAACGTGGCGATCATCGT GTATTCTGCTACGGCGCCCTTCCGGTCATCAGCCCCCTGGGCACCAGCTTCCCTAACAATACCTCTGTGCAGCCATCCTTCCTCCTCAAGATGCTGGAGAGCAATGCCTCTGTGAACATCTCCCACCCTGCGCCCGGGGACTGGTTTGTGGCTGCCCACCTGTCCCCTTCATCCCAGAAGATTGAGGTGAAG GGCTTTGCTCCCACCTGTGCCTACGTCTTCCAGCCGGACATGCTGGTCGTGAGGGTGGTGGAGGTCTCCATTCTGGAGCCAGATGTGCCCCTTCTGCAGAgcctcctcacccaccccagcTGCCTCAA AATCTTCATCCCTGAGTACACCCAGGAATTGCGTCTGGAGCTAAAGGGCTGTGTGTCCAACGGGAGCCTGGGCTGCCCCGTGCACCTCATCGTGGGCTCGGCCACCCTGCCCAGCACCTTCCAGAAGGTGCTGGCCTGCCCTGGCCCCACTGGCACCTGCCACCTGCTGCTGCCCTCGCTGCCCTGGGGCAGGTGGATCCAAGTGACAGCCAAGAGCCTGGGGGGGCCCCTGGTGTCCATGGCATTCAGCATCGTGGCTGCCCTCACAG CCTGTAGGCCAAAGACCATGACCTCGCGGCACCTTCAGTGCAGCCCGAGACAGAGCCGCAACGCCTCCGCTCGCCTGCTGCCCCTGAGCCTCGGCCACCAGGACCCAGGCGGGAGCCACGGGCTGGGCAGTGGCTCCTTCTGCCAAACGAGCTACCCTGTTGTGCGGGAAGACCTGGATGTGGTGTCTGTGTGGTTACGGCCCCTGGACAGGGTCTCCGTGCTGGTGCAGTCGGGCATGCCCTCGGTGATGCGGCTGTACCTCGACACAGGCATGGACGGTGGGGGCTCCCTCACCGTCTCCCTGCAGGCCAATGTG ACCGCATTTGCCAACAACACCCTGGTAGTGATCTGCGTGAACGCCACCACCCCCTTCCTCAGCCTCACCACCTCGCTCAACTGCACCACAG TTCTGCCACGCCTGCGACCAGCCTGGGGATGTGGTGCTGTGCATCCTCAGCTATGA
- the LOC130684268 gene encoding post-GPI attachment to proteins factor 6-like — MSLQLNRRGTWNMMGPCLFAFAVMATMWVRSWCSLMLLAHTPSLVTGVGAWSLHSVGGQSSAPHSGHASHPGPESCTPADATGGPLGAQRASCLRTPQVFVPVSPLQAAHTCGPLLGPGQARSCSHSCPTLPPCSCGDFLQVYCCGHRRHCYPTSWQRWAFCLLPGFSMAVVAVAIYTSMTTSDNYYYTHSIWHMLLAGGATFLLPQRDAHTKPWACSQKLPCHYQICRNHQEELYRGDVTG; from the coding sequence ATGTCCTTGCAGCTGAACCGCAGGGGCACCTGGAACATGATGGGGCCTTGTTTGTTTGCCTTTGCAGTCATGGCCACCATGTGGGTAAGGAGCTGGTGCAGCCTCATGCTCCTggcccacaccccttccctggtGACTGGGGTGGGGGCATGGTCTCTCCACTCTGTGGGAGGACAGAGCTCAGCCCCTCACTCTGGCCACGCCTCTCACCCTGGGCCTGAGTCCTGCACACCTGCTGATGCCACAGGTGGCCCCCTTGGGGCCCAGCGTGCCTCATGCCTGAGGACCCCTCAGGTCTTTGTGCCAGTGAGTCCTCTCCAAGCAGCCCACACCTGTGGTCCCCTGCTCGGGCCTGGGCAGGCTAGGAGTTGTAGCCACTCCTGCCCAACCCTCCCACCATGCTCATGTGGTGATTTTCTCCAGGTATACTGCTGTGGGCACAGGCGCCACTGCTACCCTACCTCCTGGCAGCGCTGGGCCTTCTGCCTCCTGCCTGGCTTCAGCATGGCTGTTGTGGCCGTTGCCATCTATACCTCTATGACCACCAGTGACAACTACTACTACACCCACAGCATCTGGCACATGCTCCTGGCAGGGGGTGCCACCTTCCTGCTGCCGCAGAGGGATGCGCACACCAAGCCCTGGGCCTGTTCGCAGAAGCTCCCCTGTCACTATCAGATCTGCAGGAACCACCAGGAGGAGCTGTACCGTGGTGACGTGACAGGGTAG
- the LOC118916002 gene encoding LOW QUALITY PROTEIN: 39S ribosomal protein L28, mitochondrial-like (The sequence of the model RefSeq protein was modified relative to this genomic sequence to represent the inferred CDS: inserted 1 base in 1 codon) → MPLHKXPAHQWKQLLLREGLCSRLPSHYLRSLEEARTPTPVHYRPHGAKFKISPKNGQRERVEDVPIPIYHPPESQLGLWGGEGWILGHRYNDKLSKRVKKVWKPQLFQRELHSEILDATFSVTVTMRTLDLIDEAYGFDFYILKTPKEDLCSKFGMDLKQGMLLRLAQWDPELHPEDPERRAAIYDKYKEFVIPEAEAEWVGLTLDEAVEKQRLLEEKDPVPLFKVYMEELIEQLQQQALSEPAVVQKSQREVATQ, encoded by the exons ATGCCCCTGCACA GTCCCGCCCACCAGTGGAAGCAGCTCCTGCTGCGCGAGGGCTTGTGCTCCCGCCTGCCCAGCCACTACCTACGCTCCCTGGAGGAGGCGCGGACGCCCACGCCCGTGCACTACAGGCCGCACGGGGCCAAGTTCAAGATCAGTCCCAAGAACGGGCAGCGGGAGCGCGTGGAGGACGTGCCCATTCCCATTTACCATCCCCCGGAGTCCCAGCTGGGGCTGTGGGGCGGCGAGGGCTGGATCCTGGGCCACAGATACAACGACAAG CTGTCCAAGAGGGTGAAGAAGGTGTGGAAGCCACAGCTGTTTCAGCGTGAGCTCCACAGTGAAATCCTGGACGCAACCTTCAGTGTGACTGTGACCATGAGGACCCTGGATCTCATTGATGAGGCCTATGGGTTTGACTTCTACATCCTCAAG ACCCCAAAGGAAGACCTGTGCTCCAAGTTCGGGATGGACCTGAAGCAAGGTATGCTGCTGCGGCTTGCCCAATGGGACCCAGAGCTGCACCCAGAGGACCCTGAGAGGAGGGCAGCCATCTATGACAAGTACAAG GAGTTTGTCatcccagaggcagaggctgagtGGGTTGGCCTGACACtggacgaggctgtggagaagcAGCGGCTTCTGGAGGAGAAG GACCCTGTTCCTCTGTTCAAGGTCTACATGGAGGAGCTGATCGAGCAGCTTCAGCAGCAGGCGCTGTCTGAGCCAGCGGTGGTGCAGAAGAGCCAGCGGGAAGTGGCCACGCAGTGA